The Gouania willdenowi chromosome 3, fGouWil2.1, whole genome shotgun sequence genome includes a region encoding these proteins:
- the rpl13 gene encoding large ribosomal subunit protein eL13 — translation MAPSRNGMILNPHFHKDWQKRVRTWFNQPARKLRRRKARQAKARRIAPRPVAGPLRPQVRCPTIRYHTKVRSGRGFTLEELKAAGIHKKTARTIGIAVDPRRRNRSTESLQANVQRLKEYRSKLILFPRKASAPKKGDSTEEELKMATQLAGPVMPIRNGHKKEKARVISEDEKNFKAFASLRMARANARLFGIRAKRAKEAAEQDVEKKK, via the exons ATGGCCCCCAGCCGGAATGGAATGATTCTGAACCCTCACTTCCACAAGGACTGGCAGAAGAGAGTCCGGACGTGGTTTAACCAGCCCGCTAGGAAGCTCCGCAG ACGAAAGGCTCGTCAGGCCAAAGCTCGTCGCATTGCACCCCGTCCTGTTGCTGGACCACTGAGGCCACAGGTCAGGTGTCCTACAATCAGGTACCACACCAAGGTTCGCTCTGGGCGTGGCTTCACTCTGGAAGAGCTGAAG GCGGCTGGCATTCACAAAAAGACGGCCCGCACCATTGGCATTGCAGTTGACCCACGTCGTCGCAACAGATCCACAGAGTCTCTTCAGGCCAACGTGCAGCGTTTAAAGGAGTACCGATCTAAGCTCATCCTGTTCCCCAGGAAGGCTTCTGCTCCTAAGAAGGGCGACAGCACC GAGGAAGAGCTGAAGATGGCCACCCAGCTCGCTGGTCCAGTCATGCCCATCAGAAAT GGACACAAGAAAGAGAAGGCCCGCGTCATCTCAGAGGATGAGAAGAACTTCAAGGCTTTCGCCAGCCTTCGTATGGCTCGCGCCAATGCTCGTCTTTTCGGCATTCGTGCCAAGAGAGCCAAAGAGGCAGCTGAGCAGGATgtggaaaagaaaaagtga